DNA sequence from the Malus domestica chromosome 06, GDT2T_hap1 genome:
GAGCTGATGTCTCCGAAAAAGAATTGGATGATCGTTTATACTGATGATGAAGGTGATATGATGCTTGTTGGAGACGATCCTTGGCAGTAAGTATTTATCTTTTATCAATCTGCAGGATTAgtcatttattgccttcaagtTGAGTAAAGAGAGATGTTTTATATCAATTTGTGACTGAGAGGTTTACTAAGTAGCGGTTTTATATGCTTGGTTCAGGGAATTTTGTGGCATTGTCCGGAAGATTTTCATCTACACCAGAGAGGAAGTCCAAAAGATGAACCCTGGGACTTTGAATGCACAGTGGGAGGATAATCTGTCATCGGGTGCGGAGGGTGTGGATGCAAGAGAGGGGAAGTCTCAACCACGTCCATCTGCATCTACTGCTGAGAAGTGTTAAGCCTGGTTCTCGAGATTTGTAGGTATATGACTAAGGTATATAATTATCCTTGGATCATATGTTCTTTTTGTTGTCCATTTTACGTCCCTTTTGGCCATTTCCATCATGCATCTTACTGAAGACGTGTAGAGTTTTGGGGGCGAGATGATAGTCATGGTGTTCTTGTGAGGGTCCCTACTATAAGCTATTCGGATATATGAAGTAACGGAGTTGGATGTGAGCCGTGAGCCATTTCACTATTGGACTTTCAAATTCGGCTGACGAGAGTCCCATATAGATGGCGAATGTGATAGATCCAGTTTTGGACATATTTCTGGAGTTAGTTTATTTGGAAGCTATCTGGTTATAATATAGATATAGATAAATATGTATACCCTTTTGATTCGAGCAAGTTGACGTGGGACTTgctttttgtcaaacaattccACCTTGTACATAGGCTGCTTCGACCTCTTTTTCCCGTCCTTGTGATGTAAGTTTACAGATTATCTGATGTTATGATGTTTTTCGGTCAAGGAAATTACTTATTGCTTTCAGTTTTGTTGGTTTATGTTGTAAAACATCGAGCATGTCTAGCAGGCATTTCGTTAAAAGTTGAAATCCTGCGGAATGTGTTCTGTTTTGTAAAGATTGGCTATTTTTACAAGCAGCACTACTCTAGTTTGCAAGTAACCAATGGATTTCGTCGCTAAATGAGTTGcgttctcttttttcttcagcCGCACTTTTCTTTTTCCTACCCTGTGCTTGaataaaaacaaaggaaaattgaCTAAAAGTTctcaaaaactttagttttaatcaaaataacaaaatagtATTGTAAGTGAATAGAATCatgagtgatttttttttacacCAAAAGTGTCCTTAacgttaaaagtgaataatCCTAGGAAAGTTTTATTAAGACTTCTTAAAAAACAATAAGAGTGCCGAAGGAGAAATGAGAGGCTTCATTTGGTTGCAAGTCCCTTCGCATATAGCGCATAAAGGTTGAGTTCTGGGGTgtgttttcttcttcaaaatGCGGAATTGAAGTGTTCTCTGTTGTGGTGTGGAGTTTTGAGATGCTTATCTCTTACGTTATGTAATGTCTATGGTTTCGTGAGGTTTCTTTTACCAAAACTAAAGAATTTCATGGTGTAAAGCAACCTCTCTTTGACAATGCTATTCAAAACCAAGCAAGCTTTATTGAATCTGTCAATTTTACGTAATTAATGTGTGTTTAATTGACTCTTTTGATGTTAATCTTTGAATATTTTCCTAAATTACAGAGTCCCAGTATTATGGTTTTCTTCCCTGTCCCTCCTGGATTAGGGTTTGCCTTTCTTTTTCCCCCAAAAATTGAACTTTTGTTTCCACCCAACTTTTCTCTTTTGGCCAATTTTTACACCTCAAACTTGAAGAAAAACTGTCACACAACACATTGTTGTCGCTTGCCACCCACTACATTGCCATAATTTCCCCAATCCTCCCAACTTGTTAAAGTTTGACTCGGATGCTAAAAAATGGATTGTCTACTGTTTGAATGACATCAATAGCACTGTGTTGTATACCATCAGATGAATTTGATTTTTGAGATCCGTAAAGGAGATAAATTAAATCGAACTCATCTGATGACAGATAATGAAGTCAGTGTTAAGAAAAAATGAATTCTTCTAGCGTACGAAACGTAACTAAAGATGTAATGCCGGGAGCTGGATAAGATATTTTTTCATAGCAAGACAAATATGTTAATTCGACCTTTTCCCATTGGACCCGTTTTCGTATAAAAAGTCAAGAAATTACCAACTAGCGAGAAAAAAGATCTTAAGAAAGAAGAATAGTCGCTGCGAAGTTCTTCGTGACCAAGCATATCACCTAGGATAATGGCAAAAATAAGGTAAGAAAAGATAAGAGGCAAAGACATACGGATACGGATACAACGGGGAAATACTAGTCGTATATACTATGCTATGACTATTCACAATGACACATGACCAAGGAAAAAGCATATTCCAAGCAGAAACATCTCCCACCTCACAACCTCTTGATATTATTTGTTGGGTTGGGACCATTTTTGGGTCTCATTGCTTTCATGGTCACCTTTATATTCAACCACATTACGTCACCACCAAGCAAGCTCTGGACTGGACGAAGCCcatttcttcaattttcttttaagccCAATCTTACTAATGTTCTTTTTCAAGCCCAATTATTTCTTTTACAAGCCCATTTATATTATGGATCATTATTTGGGTACGCGGGCACGAATATAATGGTGCCCGGTACCCGAGATAGGCTTGTGCGCGGAACCTTttgacattgttttttttttattttttttattttaaagattGGATAAAATCAACACTAGGGCAAAAGTCAACAGAACAAAGAAAGCCCACCAAAGGGGCAAAcatagcaaaacaaagaaaagggtcGTGAGAGGGATAACAGAGAAAAGACGCTACCACAAAGGCAAAATGTCAACCCAACGCACacccacaaaaacaaaaaacaattacaGAGGGCAAGGAAGCCCATCCTTGTTGAGAATGTGAATCAATGAAGATAGGGGGTCTTTTGACCCAAGTGGTGCTGCACATCTCCATGTTTTTCCTCGACGCCAGATGGTTCGCCGACTGATTGGCCgatcttggaacccaagaccaaCGACAGCCCTGAAAAGAGTTCCCCAAACTCAAAATAGCATCTAAGATTGGAAACACTTGCCAACTGCCCTTAGAAATATCACCCTGTAAGGAAACGATCATCTCAAGCGATTTAGATTCTGCCTCAACCCACCTAAAACCCAGCTCCGCTGCTAGTTCACAACCTCTAAGCATTGCCATTGCCTCCGCAAACACCACTGATCTAGCCACAAGAGAAAGCTTATGAACTGCCAAGAAAATACCATCATGATCCCGCAACACCGCAGCCACAGTAGCCCTACCATCCAGCTGGAACCAACTAGCATCCACATTAAGTTAAATGACCTTttgacattgtttttttttttttttttttgaaaggatGACCTTTTGACATTGTTTAGCACACAAACTTGGAAGTGTTTCGATCATAAAAGCCTTTTTAGCTAAGTACATATTATATCCTTCGAGTTATGAGCGATTTTTAAAACGGATACAAGATTTTGGAATTGTACCAATTTATGTCGTTTAATAGTTTgattatgtaattttttattaaattattactcTGAAAAAGCGTGGATTCTATTTTTGAATTGACATGGAAGCTACActtgcaccatgaacaaaactAGTTATTGTGGAACTTTTACTTTTCCTTAatcaaatccatgtatcaaaaccACAACCAATCACATAGATTAATCCAACCGGTGCTAGTGTGGCTTCTACACGATCTAAAAATAGATCAAATATCTCACACGTTATCAGTTTAATAGAGAATCATATGGTCAAATAGTTAAAAAGCGTAATTAATGCTATATCAAAATTTCATCATGCCAAATATGAGAAACTTCAAAATTTGTGTCGCATtttaaaatcacacaaaacatgaTGTTGTAAAATGTATTTTTCATTGTCAAACtctttagttttaattaaaaaaaaagaagacattttATCTAATAAAAGGCTTATGAGTAACGTGTTTGTTTTCTTTATAGAAGCAATCCTTAAAAAAGCTTGTAGAAAACCATTCACCACAAAGAGAGATTTTTTGGTGTACAACGAGCACGTCCCATTACATCAAGTGTAATTTTGGTTggaaactaaaaagaaaaaatatttttcaactcgttgtattatgacacttgttATACCGAGCCGTGTTCTTGGCACACAAAACATTTCTCCATGGTCAGATAATAGCACAATTATTGTAAAAGGGATAAATTTTATGGGGTAATTCCGGTCACAAAATTATCTAATAACAAGGAAAAGAAAGCTgagaataaattttttttcttcagtaaATCCAGTTCTGATCGAGCTGAATTTGCCGATGGTACAAAGCAAACCTACAACTACAAAGTTTATGTTCCTTCAAAATCTGCTAATTAAGAAGTTGGTTGAACGACACAATTGAGCTATCAGCTATGACAAGACACATACAAATTGCACGACTCCTGGATTAGGGTTTGCCTTTCTTTTTCCCCAAAAAATTGAACTTTTGTTTCCACCCAACTTTTCTCTTTTGGCCAATTTTTACACCTCAAACTTGAAGAAAAACTGTCACACAACACATTGTTGTCGCTTGCCACCCACTACATTGCCATAATTCCCCAATCCTCCCAACTTGTTAAAGTTTGACTCGGATGCTAAAAAATGGATTGTCTAATGTTTGAATGACATCAATAGCATTGTGTTGTATACCATCGATGAATTTGATTTTTGAGATTCGTAAAAGAGATAAATTAAATCGAACTCATCTGATGACAGATAATGAAATCGGTGTTAAGAAAAAATGAATTCTTCTAACGTACGAAACGTAACTAAAGATGTAATGCCGGGAGCTGGATAAGACATTTTTTTCATAGCAAGACAAAAATGTTAATTCTACCTTTTCCCATTGGACCAGTTTTTGTATAAAAAGTCAAGAAATTACCAACTATCGAGAATAAAGATCTTAAGAAAGAATAGTCTCCGCGGAGTTCTTCGTGACCAAGCATATCACCTAGGATAATGGCAAAAATAAGGTAAGAAAAGATAAGAGGCAAAGACATACGGATACGGATACGACAGAGAAATACTAGTCGTATATACTATGCTATGACCATTCATAATGACACATGACCAAGGAAAAAGCATATTCCAAACAGAAACATCTCCCACCTCACAACCTCTTGATATTATTTGTTGGGTTGGGACCATTTTTGGGTCTCATTGCTTTCATGGTCACCTTTATATTCAACCACATTACGTCACCACCAATCAAGCTCTGGACTGGACGAACCcatttcttcaattttcttttaagccCAATCTTAGTAATGTTATTTTTCAAGCCCAATTATTTCTTTTTGAAGCCCAATTATTTCCTTTCAAGCCCATTTATATTATGGACCAGTATATGGGTACGGATACGAATATAGTGGTGCCGGGTACCCGAGATGGGCTCGTGCGCGGAACCTTTTGACATTGTTTAATACACAAACTTGGAAGTGTTTTCATCATAAGAGCCTTTTTAGCTAAGTACATATTATATCCTTCGAGTTAGGAGCGATTTTTAAAACGGATACAAGATTTTGGAATTGTACCAATTTATGTCGTTTAATAGTTtgattatgtaatttttttattaaattattgcTTTGAAAAGCGTGGATTCTATTTTTGAATTGACGTGGAAACCACAtttgcaccatgaacaaaactAGTTATCGTGGAACTTTTACTTTTCCTTAatcaaatccatgtatcaaaaccACAACCAATCACGTAGATTAATCTGACCGGTGCTAGTGTGGCTTCTACATGATCTAAAAATAGGTCAAATATCTCACTCGTCATCAGTTTAATAGAGAATCATATGGTCAAATAGTTAAAAAGCGTAATTGATGCTATATCAAAATTTCATCATGCCAAATATGAGAAGCTTCAAAATTTCTGTCGCATTttcaaatcacacaaaacatgaTGTTATAAAATGTATTTTTCATTGTCAAACtctttagttttaataaaaaaaaatagacattTTATCTAATAAAAACGCTTATGAGTAACGTGTTTGTTTTCTTTATAGAAGCAATGATACATCACGACCCGAAATGtctactaggactccgaatcgagctgtgttggccgacatccggaaggtgatgaagccataaaatgtgatgatgtggaagattgtgaataaatttaaatataagaGTGACTAAATACCAAAGTGCAccggtgagcgggaatgaacccactttacacgtgatgttagagcataagcaagtacagaaaagtgaattaagaatcgtaccctcgaaataatctccaatactaagaatcgccacgaatcttcaacgataagaaagctcagctaataaaacctagagggtgaagacaagataAAGGTGAGTGGCCCAGTAAGTAAagttttaatagaaaccatgtaaaacattataacccctcactTCAACACCTGTAGAGTTTCCAGAAAATTCataatataccacaacacaacATTTCATCAATAATATTAAATAATCATGCGATTAATAATTCATACTAGTACgcaagtcgaagtcacctagggtgacctgtacaacttacccatatctcatcacatataccaGTTTATAacatattcattacatatgctagctcatcacatactcatcacatatgctagctcctCTCTTATTcgttacatatgctagctcatcacatacttATCACATAGGTTAGCTCGTCtcttattcattacatatgctagctcgtctcttattcattacatatgctaactcatcacatattcatcacataagtTAGTTCATCTCTTATttattacatatgctagctcatcacatactcATCACATAAGCTAGCTCGTCTCTTAtgcattacatatgctagctcatcacatattcatcacacatCTCATCAATcgtggctagcatataagtcggagtcacctctagtgacctatacgactgtattcatatttcattaatcattgctagcacataaaccggagtcacctctagtgacctatacggcactacgcctgcacacgagtcggaaccatagtagtggtatgtacgacatgactgggtgtaaatgtatacgctcaagtgctatgatcacgtgaagagtcacctacgagtcggaaccacttatagtggtatgtacgacaagcatgtgcacctaccttgaattcaaggtgagcgtatggtgcgggaggtgaacattacGTGAAGAACTGTGCCTTGGCCACATGAGGGaacactaacaccagggtgcaggtttatgatcTTTGAATGCTTACAACATGTATAACTTAAAAgcaacatgtacgacaatgCCGGAGTTGCCTACTATTACAACATGTACGACAATGTTGGAGTTGCTTTAAACATAAATGTACTCATATCATAACCCCATCAATTCAACTAATACCGTATACTTACTTGAACTTACTTAAACTTATctgaacttacctgaacttacctgtgtatcatgcgttcacctttgcactttagagcgttcacaataattatgtgcaagaaatatacgtatggatatgccatgatgaaatctaaaataaaaacatttcatAGTATTTCCAATTATATAATATGGTGTACTAACTATTAATCACCAAAACATAAAGTTAAAACGCACATTTATCACCAATATCcctcacattgctcaattccttaaacaaggctattgtctcgattatataatctcatttcttatatggctgcatctaatgtcttgttagactgcctaggtaccctaaacagggatcaagtcattcgtagttcgcaATAATCATTTATTATACGCATATGGATATATCACGATGAAATCTAAACTCAACCatctcatagtattttataacatataaatatatatatgtcatggcataaatttctcagttttatttaaaagcatttatagaattatcaatcatgaaaaatatgataagcaaggaaaggaaagatccactcacctggagtccgcgctacaacttcctagcacAAACATCGAGGCATCACAAACGATCGACGCatgtgaccaattatcaaaccatatcTCAGAATTCTCGTTGATACAATACATAACTTAAATCGCACATAAGTCTACGTAATTCGGTCCAGAAGATCTACAAATCAAATATCTGATTCGTAACTTCCAAGGATCCACATTAAGCTTCTAAAATAATATACTAAAGTTTTGGAATGATcaaacggtcggatctccgccaattgccaaaaccaagtggcagttaacattttattttacgaacttacaaatccaattcgagaagatctgtacgtcggattcccaatctgtgAGTTCCCatattcctcaaatattatgaataataacCTATTAAAGTTTGATGGCAATCCAACTGTtagatcgtcgattcatataatggcCTATTAACGTATCTTAGAGAATTTTGGTTCTAACGATCAATCTACATCATTCAATTctcaaaactgaattcaaggcatcaaatatagcctaaaaatagcattggcGGCCCTATGGCCACGCACCGGAAAAATCAGCTatctctaaaaattaccaaaatttgcatatttgaagatctcaatgattataacaactttcatacctgtgaccaaggccaacttggcctggaaaggctcaaatttcatcaaaacccgccggaaccctagaaatgggtgttcttgattcgtcCCCAATTCGACTTCGACGTTCCAACCAATGATTGGGCATTGTTTTAAGCCTCAAGGGAAGTCTATGGGTGGtgacaattggaagaaattgctTCAGAAATGGGAGAATTGACACAAAACCCGTCGGTGTCACCATCGCAAAAAGTCACGGATTTCACCCAATTTCCATCGAATCTTGATAGAAGAATGAAGGGGAAGAGGTATGGTGATGATTGCAGGTGGAAATGGGGTGAAATTAGCCTGAAAAACTGTTCGAAAACGTCGGAATTCCATCGGTTTCGAAACCGGGTTGGGTGCGGGTTCAAGGTATCCGGCCGATCCTCTCCTTTTctttctccctcctttcccttctttccttcttttggtTGGTCACTCaccttcctctctcctctcctcattCGGCCTCTCCTTCATTTTTTCAGATTGGGCAGCTTTGCCCAATCCCTTTCTATCCTCTGTTTTCTTCCTCCCCGACGCCttcatctttctttttcccataATTCTAACAAcaactaataaaataataatacttataattatatacatataaaaaatataaatagtaacCAAAATAAAAGTACTTATCGGTTTAGAGTTCCGTAGAACTTTAACCGTAACTCCAAATCCTTTTCTTCTTACGCCTACGAGCCCGTGTTGTCGAATACTTCAGGGATACGCTAAAGCAAAATTTCATACGCCTCATTATACGCTGATCAACGAAAATTTTAACCCTCAcctctaagggcatttttgtaaaatcatgcctttaaaattcataaaatcgtaatattagggacgggctgtcacaagcAATCCTTAAAAAAGCATGTAGAAAACCATTCACCACAAAGAGAGATTTTTTGGTGTACAGCAAGCATGTCCCACTACATCAAGTGTAATTATGCAATTGGTtggaaactaaaaaaaatatatttttcaacTCATTGTATTATAACACTTGTTATACCGAGCCGTGTTTATGGCACACAAAAAATTTCTCCACGGTCGGATAATAGCACAATTATTGTAAATGGGataaaattttaagaaaaactaacgaaaagttcaaaaaaacttctcttttatcaAAAAGCCCTTTTTAAAGTTATATTGAATAGTgtcagttaaaggtaaaaatgtggtttttcgttaaaagttaacagtaccgggagtgttttgttaaaactctctaAATTTTATGGGGTAATTCCGGTCCCAAAATTATTTAATAACAAGGAAAAGAAAGCTgagaattaattttttttctttcagtaaATCCAGTTCTGATAAAGCTGAATTTGCTGATGGTACAAAGCAAACCTACAGCTACAAAGTTTATGTTCCTTCAAAATCTGCTAATTAAGAAGTTGATTGAACGACACAATTAAGCTATCAGCTATGGCAAGACACATACAAATTGCACGACTCCTTCCTGTCTGTGGTTAAATCAAACTTGAGCTTGTTGTTTTGCTGCAATCTACACCATGCCATGGAACCCGATCAAATCCAGAAGTACTGCCTTTATCTGATCCGGGTGGACGTCCTGGCCTTCCATGCATTGCTGCAAGATATCGAGAGAAGTTAGCAGAAATGTTTCATTATCCAACCATCCAACTTATTGGCTACGTGTAAAGATTTCTGATAATGTAACATGTTAAACTGTCTGGTGGGAGAGCATTACCCTCCTCAACAATGTTAGGCGACGATAATGTTAGTGGTGTGCTCTATGTGCAAAGAACTGATGAGTGTAATGAATGATACCTCGGCACGGAAGACATCCATAGCAAAACCATTGAAACAGCTGATGACAGCTTGCTGGATGTCTAACCCAAGGTTATCCAAAGTTCTCATGGTCGAGAGTAACAGACCTGGCCTTCGGCCGCAAAACATGTGGATATTCACTGCTCGTCCTTCTCGCTGCCTAACTTCAACCTGTATATAGTGATCAATATCAGAACACTACGATGATCTAAAGTGAACAGAGTTACTCATTTCCTTTCGTACTTCTAGCAAAAAGTAAAATTACCAGAAAAGTTTCCGGATGTTAAGAGCAAAATCTAATTTATACTATTGGATTGAGGAAGAGCAAAAAGTAATTTCCAAGCATAGGGGCTGTTACCCTTGCAGGTTGGCCATTTGGGCTAGGTAATGAGCTGGGGCAAAGTTCTTCCTTGATACGATTTGGCAGGGTAGCCGGAGTGGGTGTCAAAGGGTGGAAAGTATTTCCGGTAGGTGTCAATGCAGACCCGGGAGGGATGGACTCCAATTCATTATGGAGGTTGTTGATCCTCTGCAGAAGTTCCTTCAAGTACTCAATTGCATCCCCAAGGATTGAGGCCCTGTCCATCTGATATCCCATGACGAAATGtcattcaaatcataaattgTTCTTCGTAGATCCTCCTAATAGCAATTTAGTAACTAATCCTTCATTTAAATGGCTAAAAGTTTGAATGTGAGACAAATTAGTGCCATCTTAAATTAAAATGAAAGTATTTTGGAGCCTTGTAAATGATGCTACTTGTTCAACAAATGAAAAGGCTAAAAACAATTTGCTTGTGAACTTTGAGGACGTAATCAATCACCTAAAACATATCATTGCATATTAAAATTCACGAGAAAATTGTGTAAAATAATTCTTACTTTGCTGATCTTCGGAACAACGGATCTCAGCATGTACAGCCTATCATTGAGCTTCTGCCGGCGGCGCCTCTCAGCCATCAGATTCTTAGCAGGCAACCCTTTCTTCTTCCCCTTACgaccccctcctcctcctcctccagcaGCAGTAACAAAACTTTTCGCATTCGAGCTATTCCCACCATTCTTGGCACCCTCATCCACCTTAGTGTTCTCAGTAAACTCATCCGAATCATAGTTCAAACCTGAACCATCAAAACTCAGATCATCAACATCATCTCCCCCGCtcattttcctcttcttctcattcTCAACACCCAtctccctcttcctctcattcCCTTCATTCAAAACCAGGCCCCCTTGTGAGCCCAAAACACCCAAATTCCTTCCACCGTCGGCTAAGTTTTTCCGAAGCGCCGCTCTTTTCTGGAAAAGAGTTGGCTGTGCTCCCACAGAAGGGAAGGACTCAAGGGGTCTCAGTAACTTAGGCCTATTAGGAAACAAAGCATTGGCTGAACCATCATCCAAACCTTGAAAGCCCGAAAAATTTGAACTGTTTTCGAGCAATTGAGGCATACGGGTAGTCGAAAACTGTAAATTAGAACCCAAATTCTGAGCATTCATCTGGCTATTTGAGCTCAAATCATTGAACCCAGTCAAAACCCCACCTCCCCTGTTCATCAAACTCGAACCACCAGTCGAAGCTTGAGTGTCAAGAAACCCAATGTCACAGCCCAAATCGAAGCCGTGATCCAAAGGGTTGTTAGGA
Encoded proteins:
- the LOC103437484 gene encoding transcription factor ICE1-like, which encodes MLPRLNGGVWMDDREDRETVSWTRTSAAAIAGTTENKDEMGCLSTFKSMMEVEDDWYMAANNNIQGHSDVRDISFSPSFADPESLLLNPVDSSSSCSPSSSVFNNLDPNQVHYYMPQNPNLSSLLNVVPNNPLDHGFDLGCDIGFLDTQASTGGSSLMNRGGGVLTGFNDLSSNSQMNAQNLGSNLQFSTTRMPQLLENSSNFSGFQGLDDGSANALFPNRPKLLRPLESFPSVGAQPTLFQKRAALRKNLADGGRNLGVLGSQGGLVLNEGNERKREMGVENEKKRKMSGGDDVDDLSFDGSGLNYDSDEFTENTKVDEGAKNGGNSSNAKSFVTAAGGGGGGGRKGKKKGLPAKNLMAERRRRQKLNDRLYMLRSVVPKISKMDRASILGDAIEYLKELLQRINNLHNELESIPPGSALTPTGNTFHPLTPTPATLPNRIKEELCPSSLPSPNGQPARVEVRQREGRAVNIHMFCGRRPGLLLSTMRTLDNLGLDIQQAVISCFNGFAMDVFRAEQCMEGQDVHPDQIKAVLLDLIGFHGMV